From Pongo pygmaeus isolate AG05252 chromosome 1, NHGRI_mPonPyg2-v2.0_pri, whole genome shotgun sequence, one genomic window encodes:
- the UHMK1 gene encoding serine/threonine-protein kinase Kist has translation MAGSGCAWGAEPPRFLEAFGRLWQVQSRLGSGSSASVYRVRCCGNPGSPPGALKQFLPPGTTGAAASAAEYGFRKERAALEQLQGHRNIVTLYGVFTIHFSPNVPSRCLLLELLDVSVSELLLYSSHQGCSMWMIQHCARDVLEALAFLHHEGYVHADLKPRNILWSAENECFKLIDFGLSFKEGNQDVKYIQTDGYRAPEAELQNCLAQAGLQSDTECTSAVDLWSLGIILLEMFSGMKLKHTVRSQEWKANSSAIIDHIFASKAVVNAAIPAYHLRDLIKSMLHDDPSRRIPAEMALCSPFFSIPFAPHIEDLVMLPTPVLRLLNVLDDDYLENEEEYEDVVEDVKEECQKYGPVVSLLVPKENPGRGQVFVEYANAGDSKAAQKLLTGRMFDGKFVVATFYPLSAYKRGYLYQTLL, from the exons ATGGCGGGATCCGGCTGCGCCTGGGGCGCGGAGCCGCCGCGTTTTCTGGAGGCCTTCGGACGGCTATGGCAGGTACAGAGCCGTCTGGGTAGCGGCTCCTCCGCCTCGGTGTATCGGGTTCGCTGCTGCGGCAACCCTGGCTCGCCCCCCGGCGCCCTCAAGCAGTTCTTGCCGCCAGGAACCACCGGGGCTGCGGCCTCTGCCGCCGAGTATGGTTTCCGCAAAGAGAGGGCGGCGCTGGAACAGTTGCAGGGTCACAGAAACATCG tgACTTTGTATGGAGTGTTTACAATCCACTTTTCTCCAAATGTGCCATCACGCTGTCTGTTGCTTGAACTCCTGGATGTCAGTGTTTCGGAATTGCTCTTATATTCCAGTCACCAGGGTTGTTCCATGTGGATGATACAGCATTGTGCCCGAGATGTTTTGGAGGCCCTTGCTTTTCTTCATCATGAGGGCTATGTCCATGCGGACCTCAAACCACGTAACATATTGTGGAGTGCAGAGAATGAATGTTTTAAACTCATTGACTTTGGACTTAGCTTCAAAGAAGGCAATCAG GATGTAAAGTATATTCAGACAGACGGGTATCGGGCTCCAGAAGCAGAACTGCAAAATTGCTtggcccaggctggcctgcagAGTGATACAGAATGTACCTCAGCTGTTGATCTGTGGAGCCTAGGAATCATTTTACTGGAAATGTTCTCAGGAATGAAACTGAAACATACAGTCAGATCTCAGGAATGGAAG GCAAACAGTTCTGCTATTATTGATCACATATTTGCCAGTAAAGCAGTGGTGAATGCCGCAATTCCAGCCTATCACCTAAGAGACCTTATCAAAAG catGCTTCATGATGATCCAAGCAGAAGAATTCCTGCTGAAATGGCGTTGTGCAGCCCATTCTTTAGCATTCCTTTTG CCCCTCATATTGAAGATCTGGTCATGCTTCCCACTCCAGTGCTAAGACTGCTGAATGTGCTGGATGATGATTATCTTGAGAATGAAGAGGAATATGAAG ATGTTGTAGAAGATGTAAAAGAGGAGTGTCAAAAATATGGACCAGTGGTATCTCTACTTGTTCCAAAGGAAAATCCTGGCAGAGGACAA gTCTTTGTCGAGTATGCAAATGCTGGTGATTCCAAAGCTGCGCAGAAATTACTGACTGGAAGGATGTTTGATGGGAAGTTTGTTGTGGCTACATTCTACCCGCTGAGTGCCTACAAGAGGGGATATCTGTATCAAACCTTGCTTTAA